One window from the genome of Synechococcus sp. PROS-7-1 encodes:
- a CDS encoding FtsW/RodA/SpoVE family cell cycle protein: protein MSRRSRSSRSGTVRTRTNPEKDSRSFWERHLPLDWSLWPAEARLLLTLTAIWSLAGLLVLASASWWVAAREQGEGAYYLKRQLVWMAASWSLMAFTASTNLRRWLKLAGPALWIGCLLIAATLVMGTTVNGASRWLVIGPIQIQPSELVKPFVVLQAANLFAHWKRTGLDQKLLWLGSFGLLVLLILKQPNLSTAALSGLLIWLMAFSAGLPLVQLFGTAIGGAVLGTASILINEYQRLRVISFLNPWKDPQGDGYQLIQSLLAIGSGGVFGEGFGLSTQKLQYLPIQSTDFIFAVYAEEFGLVGSLLLLLFLMLIGYLGLRVALRCRSNQARLVAIGCSTLLVGQSIMNVAVASGAMPTTGLPLPLMSYGGNSLLSSLMIVGLLIRCSLESTGLIGGRGQRASSRPLQRH from the coding sequence ATGTCCAGGAGGAGTCGATCCTCACGGTCGGGCACCGTGAGGACTCGCACGAATCCCGAAAAAGATTCGAGGTCGTTCTGGGAACGTCACCTCCCCCTCGACTGGTCGTTGTGGCCCGCAGAAGCACGCCTGTTGCTCACGCTCACAGCCATCTGGAGCCTTGCAGGCTTACTAGTACTGGCTTCTGCCAGCTGGTGGGTTGCAGCGCGTGAGCAGGGTGAGGGGGCTTACTACCTCAAGCGGCAACTGGTGTGGATGGCCGCAAGCTGGAGTTTGATGGCGTTCACGGCGTCAACCAATCTGAGGCGCTGGCTGAAACTGGCTGGCCCTGCTCTATGGATTGGATGCCTGCTCATTGCCGCCACGCTGGTGATGGGAACCACGGTGAACGGTGCCAGTCGCTGGCTCGTGATCGGACCGATCCAGATCCAGCCATCTGAGCTCGTGAAACCGTTTGTAGTGCTGCAAGCAGCCAACCTCTTCGCTCACTGGAAACGCACCGGCCTGGATCAGAAGCTGTTGTGGCTCGGGAGTTTTGGGCTGTTAGTCCTTCTGATCCTGAAACAACCCAACCTGAGCACCGCAGCGTTGAGTGGGTTGTTGATCTGGTTGATGGCCTTTTCGGCGGGCTTGCCTCTCGTTCAACTGTTCGGAACGGCGATCGGAGGCGCTGTTCTGGGCACGGCGAGCATTTTGATCAATGAATATCAACGCCTCAGGGTCATTTCCTTCCTGAACCCCTGGAAAGACCCTCAGGGTGATGGCTATCAGCTGATTCAAAGTCTTCTGGCCATTGGCTCGGGTGGTGTGTTCGGAGAGGGATTCGGCCTTTCAACTCAGAAATTGCAATATCTGCCGATCCAAAGCACCGACTTCATTTTTGCGGTGTACGCCGAGGAATTTGGGCTCGTGGGCTCACTGCTTCTACTGCTCTTCTTGATGCTGATTGGCTATCTGGGCCTACGCGTGGCGCTGCGCTGCCGCAGCAATCAGGCGCGCCTTGTTGCCATTGGCTGTTCCACACTGTTGGTTGGCCAGTCCATCATGAATGTGGCCGTGGCCTCCGGGGCCATGCCAACAACAGGGCTGCCTCTGCCCCTGATGAGTTACGGGGGAAACTCGCTGCTCTCCAGCCTGATGATTGTGGGACTGCTCATCCGCTGCTCTCTGGAATCCACCGGACTGATAGGAGGCCGCGGCCAAAGAGCATCGAGCAGGCCTCTGCAGCGGCACTGA
- the apcB gene encoding allophycocyanin subunit beta encodes MQDAITNVINKSDVQGLYLDTTSMSSLESYFASGELRVKAAATISANASSIIRDAVAKALLYSDITRPGGNMYTTRRYAACIRDLDYYLRYSTYAMLAGDTSILDERVLNGLKETYNSLGVPIGATVQAIQAMKEVTASLVGPDAGKEMGVYFDYICSGLGN; translated from the coding sequence ATGCAAGACGCGATCACCAACGTCATCAACAAGTCCGATGTTCAGGGTCTCTACCTGGACACGACGTCCATGAGCAGCCTTGAGAGCTATTTCGCCAGTGGTGAGCTGCGCGTGAAGGCTGCTGCCACCATCAGTGCCAATGCCTCTTCGATCATTCGTGATGCAGTGGCCAAGGCTCTCCTGTACTCGGACATCACCCGTCCGGGCGGCAACATGTACACCACCCGTCGCTATGCAGCCTGCATCCGCGATCTGGATTACTACCTGCGTTATTCCACCTACGCCATGCTGGCTGGTGATACCTCCATCCTCGATGAGCGGGTTCTGAACGGCCTCAAGGAGACCTACAACTCCCTCGGTGTGCCCATTGGTGCCACCGTCCAGGCCATTCAGGCCATGAAAGAAGTCACCGCTTCCCTCGTCGGCCCCGACGCAGGCAAGGAGATGGGTGTCTACTTCGACTACATCTGTTCCGGTCTCGGCAACTGA
- a CDS encoding cytochrome c biogenesis CcdA family protein, producing MNHALAQPGPLSLGVVLIGGALTSLGPCSLSLLPVTLAYLAGFEGRQAPWQRSLAFSAGIVGALVMLGSLSGLLGGIYGQVPGLIPTLVAGLAIVMGLNLLGVVRIPLPAGPDPKAWSNRVPAPLAPLAAGLAFGLAASPCTTPVLAVLLGWIASTGNVVIGVLFLSSFGIGQVLPLLLAGSMAASLPKLMALRPVSQWIPSISGAVLITVGSLTLLARLV from the coding sequence CTGAATCACGCCCTGGCACAACCAGGCCCCCTCAGTCTCGGCGTGGTTCTGATTGGAGGAGCCTTGACCAGCCTTGGTCCCTGCTCCCTCTCCCTTCTACCGGTCACCCTCGCTTATCTGGCCGGCTTTGAAGGTCGGCAGGCCCCCTGGCAACGCAGCCTGGCGTTTTCAGCCGGAATCGTTGGTGCGCTGGTGATGCTGGGAAGTCTCAGCGGCTTGCTGGGCGGAATCTACGGCCAGGTGCCAGGGCTGATCCCAACCCTGGTGGCGGGACTCGCCATTGTGATGGGCCTCAATCTTCTGGGTGTGGTTCGTATCCCCCTGCCGGCGGGCCCTGACCCCAAGGCCTGGAGCAACCGAGTGCCAGCGCCACTGGCCCCCCTGGCCGCTGGTCTTGCTTTTGGCTTGGCGGCCTCGCCCTGCACAACTCCTGTGCTGGCCGTTCTACTCGGCTGGATCGCCAGCACAGGCAATGTTGTGATCGGCGTTCTATTTCTGAGCAGCTTCGGGATCGGCCAGGTCCTGCCCTTGCTCTTGGCGGGCAGCATGGCTGCTTCCCTGCCGAAATTGATGGCGCTCCGCCCCGTGAGCCAATGGATCCCGAGCATCAGCGGAGCCGTGCTGATCACGGTGGGATCACTCACGCTGCTTGCGCGGCTGGTTTAA
- a CDS encoding allophycocyanin subunit alpha, with protein MSIVSNSIINADAEARYLSPGELDQIKAFVGGGQRRLRVAQVLSESRERIVKTAGGQLFQKRPDVISPGGNAYGEEMTATCLRDMDYYLRLVTYGVVAGDVTPIEEIGVIGARELYRSLGTPLEAMAEAVREMKTVAMGILSGADAEEAGFYFDYVVGALA; from the coding sequence ATGAGCATCGTCTCCAACTCGATCATCAACGCGGACGCCGAAGCCCGCTATCTCAGTCCAGGAGAACTGGACCAGATCAAGGCCTTCGTCGGCGGCGGACAGCGTCGTCTTCGAGTCGCTCAGGTTCTCAGCGAGAGTCGTGAGCGCATCGTCAAAACGGCTGGCGGCCAGCTGTTTCAGAAACGTCCCGACGTGATCTCTCCCGGAGGCAATGCCTACGGCGAGGAAATGACCGCAACCTGTCTTCGTGACATGGATTACTACCTGCGTCTCGTGACCTACGGGGTCGTCGCAGGCGATGTGACCCCCATCGAAGAAATCGGAGTGATCGGCGCCCGTGAGCTCTATCGCTCCCTGGGCACCCCCCTTGAAGCCATGGCTGAAGCGGTCCGTGAAATGAAGACCGTCGCCATGGGCATCCTCAGTGGCGCCGACGCCGAGGAAGCTGGCTTCTATTTCGACTACGTGGTCGGCGCCCTCGCCTGA
- a CDS encoding cytochrome c biogenesis protein ResB: MRTFNRLLAILSDLRLAIALLLLIAAASAVGTILPQQEAPELYLERFNADPWLGLINGDQMLAFQLDHLYSSIWFLFLLAWLGVALMLCSWRRQWPALQAAMRWIDYTRPRQLSKLALAETLSCASSDGALSSLATELKSRGWQVKQHQDRLAARRGVVGRVGPLLVHTGLVLLLIGAAWGALAGQRLERFLAPGRSLDLLDPAGANRLSLTLEQFSITRDPAGRPEQFQSTLTLSPPGQEDELRTISVNHPLRYQGMTVYQADWSLAAITVQIGRSPMLQLPLSTFPELGDQIWGLVLPTRPDGSEPVFLSTSSEQGPVQVFGSDGALITNLRPGGEGTEVRGLPLKVIDILPASGLLLKRDPGVPLVYAGFAITLLGGALSMVATRQIWVISDNKHQRLHIGGLCNRNLLGFAAELPQLISRVDVSHG; the protein is encoded by the coding sequence ATGCGCACATTCAATCGCTTACTGGCGATTCTTTCCGACCTTCGCCTGGCCATTGCGCTGCTGCTGCTCATTGCGGCGGCCAGTGCTGTGGGAACGATCCTTCCTCAGCAAGAAGCGCCTGAGCTGTATTTGGAACGGTTCAATGCCGATCCATGGCTTGGATTGATCAATGGTGACCAGATGCTGGCCTTTCAGCTGGATCACCTTTACTCAAGCATTTGGTTTCTGTTCCTACTCGCCTGGCTTGGCGTCGCCCTGATGCTTTGCAGTTGGCGCAGGCAATGGCCGGCTTTGCAAGCAGCGATGCGTTGGATTGATTACACCCGTCCGCGTCAGCTGAGCAAACTGGCCCTGGCGGAAACACTCAGCTGTGCAAGCAGCGATGGAGCCCTATCCAGCCTGGCGACAGAACTGAAATCGCGGGGCTGGCAGGTCAAACAGCATCAAGATCGCTTGGCCGCTCGCCGCGGCGTCGTGGGACGCGTCGGCCCTCTGCTGGTTCACACGGGTTTGGTGCTCTTGCTGATCGGCGCCGCCTGGGGAGCTCTCGCCGGACAGCGCCTGGAACGCTTTCTGGCACCAGGACGATCTCTAGATCTTCTCGATCCAGCAGGCGCCAATCGCCTCAGTCTCACCCTTGAGCAGTTTTCGATCACGCGGGACCCTGCCGGACGCCCCGAACAATTCCAGTCGACGCTGACCCTGTCACCACCAGGGCAAGAGGATGAGCTCCGCACGATCAGCGTGAACCACCCACTCCGCTACCAGGGCATGACGGTGTACCAAGCCGACTGGTCCTTAGCTGCCATCACGGTGCAGATCGGCAGGAGTCCGATGCTGCAGCTTCCACTCAGCACGTTCCCGGAGCTGGGGGACCAGATCTGGGGGCTTGTCCTGCCGACGCGTCCTGACGGCAGTGAACCCGTCTTTTTGAGCACCAGCAGTGAACAGGGTCCGGTGCAGGTGTTCGGCTCGGACGGTGCACTGATCACCAATCTCCGCCCCGGAGGCGAAGGAACAGAGGTGAGGGGCTTACCCCTGAAGGTGATCGACATCCTCCCTGCCAGTGGGCTGCTGCTCAAACGTGACCCCGGAGTGCCTCTGGTCTATGCCGGTTTTGCCATCACGCTTCTGGGCGGAGCGCTCAGCATGGTTGCGACGCGTCAGATCTGGGTGATCAGCGACAACAAGCATCAACGACTGCATATCGGCGGGCTTTGCAATCGAAACCTCTTGGGTTTCGCTGCAGAACTCCCGCAACTCATCAGCAGGGTTGACGTGTCCCATGGCTGA
- a CDS encoding phycobilisome linker polypeptide, which translates to MRLFKVTACIPSPEKVRTQRELQNTFFTKWVPYDSWFAEQQRIQKQGGRIIKVELCTGSRQVNVGN; encoded by the coding sequence ATGCGGTTGTTCAAAGTCACCGCCTGCATTCCGAGCCCTGAAAAGGTTCGGACCCAGCGCGAATTGCAGAACACCTTCTTCACCAAGTGGGTTCCGTACGACAGCTGGTTTGCTGAACAACAGCGAATCCAAAAGCAGGGAGGACGGATCATCAAGGTTGAACTCTGCACTGGCTCACGCCAGGTGAATGTCGGAAACTGA